One Coffea arabica cultivar ET-39 chromosome 5c, Coffea Arabica ET-39 HiFi, whole genome shotgun sequence DNA window includes the following coding sequences:
- the LOC140007208 gene encoding protein FAR1-RELATED SEQUENCE 5-like: MEEALCPKIGMEFQSEDEAYNFYNRYGLVVGFNVRKDYLNKDKDGVVTSRRETMKYQIRDLVIEHNHILHISECAHMMRSQRKVSISQGAQAEIANDAGISLKQSHELMGKEVGGLGNIGYTRDDLKRYLRTKREKGLKYGETGAMLRYFEEQKLENLSFFHTKQLDCEEQITNIFWADTSMLMDYIC; encoded by the exons ATGGAGGAAGCATTGTGTCCTAAGATCGGCATGGAGTTTCAGTCAGAAGATGAGGCATACAACTTCTacaataggtatggattagttgttGGGTTCAATGTTCGGAAAGACTATTTGAACAAGGATAAAGACGGTGTAGTTACATCGAGAAG AGAAACAATGAAGTATCAGATTCGAGATCTGGTAATCGAGCATAATCACATACTACACATTTCAGAATGTGCTCATATGATGCGTTCGCAAAGAAAAGTAAGTATTTCTCAAGGAGCCCAAGCTGAGATTGCAAATGATGCAGGAATATCCTTGAAACAATCCCATGAACTCATGGGAAAAGAGGTAGGTGGATTAGGCAATATTGGCTACACTCGTGATGACTTAAAACGCTATCTACGaacaaaaagagagaagggaTTAAAGTATGGTGAAACTGGTGCAATGCTACGATACTTTGAAgaacaaaaattggaaaatctgtCATTCTTCCACACAAAGCAGCTTGATTGTGAAGAAcaaattacaaatatattttgggcTGATACATCAATGCTGATGGATTATatctgttga